The Tachypleus tridentatus isolate NWPU-2018 chromosome 5, ASM421037v1, whole genome shotgun sequence genome includes a window with the following:
- the LOC143251052 gene encoding uncharacterized protein LOC143251052, with the protein MKKIIFTVLLICVLIGSLVVPESEGYPRYGYGRGGYGYGRGGYGYGRGGYGYGRGRYGYGRGRYGYGRGGYGYGRGGYGYGRGRYGYGK; encoded by the exons ATGAAGAAAATCATTTTCACCGTCTTGCTAATTTGTGTCCTGATTGGATCATTGGTTGTGCCAGAATCTGAAGGATATCCACGCTACGGGTATGGAAGAGGGGGCTACGGGTATGGAAGAGGGGGCTACGGATATGGAAGAGGGGGCTACGGATATGGAAGAGGGCGCTACGGATATGGAAGAGGGCGCTACGGGTATGGAAGAGGGGGCTACGGATATGGAAGAGGGGGCTACGGATATGGAAGAGGGCGCTACGGATATGGAAA gtAG